CTACAGGCGGGCATGCGCGTAGAGCATCCTAAGTTCGGGTTTGGCACTGTGGCCAAGATGGACACCCAGGGCAACTCCACCAAGGCCATCATCAACTTTGAGGGCGTGGGCGAGAAAACCCTGCTCCTGAGCTTCGCTAAGTTGCGCATACATGCGTAACTGGTAGCAAGTATCAGGTATCAGGTAGCAAGTTGGGCGTCCTTTCATTATAATTTTTCCTGTTTTTGGCTTCATTTCTTAAAACGAAGCCAAAAACAGGAAATCTTTTATCATGATACTTGCTGCCCAATACCTGATACGCCTAAAAATTTCCTAATTTTGACTTTGCATCTCATCCTACAATCATGGTAGCCAGTTCTACATTTAAACAAGAGCTTTTGCTTAGGGAGTACGGCCGTAACGTACAGAACATTGTACAGTACATTCTCACCGTGGAAGACCGTACCAAGCGCACCCAACTGGCGCAGCTGCTGGTGAACCTCATGGGCCGCCTCAACCCCAACGTGAAAGACATACAAGATGCCCAGCAAACGCTCTGGAACCACTTGTACGTAATGGCCGACGGTCAGCTGGACGTGGATGCGCCGTTCCAGCTCAGCGCCATGGACTACCTCAATGACAAGCCGCAACGCGTGGACTACCCAACGCAAACTCCACGGTTCATGCACTATGGCACCAACCTGGAACGCCTCATTGACAAAGCCAAACAGATCAATGACCCCCAGGAAAAAGAAGCCGCTATTATCTCCATCGGGAAGTTGATGAAAGTCTTGTACCGCACTTACAACAAAGACAGCGTGACAGACCAGGTAATTCTGGAAAACCTGCGCGATCTTTCTAAAGGCGAACTGGACCTTGATGCCGCTTTACTGGAAAAAGGAAACCTGTTTGAGAGCGTGATTAAAACACCGCAAGGGCCTGGCAACAACTACCAGAACAACCAGAAGAACAATAACAACAAGGGTTCTCAGAACAAGAATCAAAACAACCGTAACTACAAGAACAAGTAAGAACGCATGGCGTCTTTTGAAGTAATAGGTGGTCGTCCCCTGAAAGGCGAAATTACCCCGCAGGGGGCCAAAAACGAAGCATTGCAGATTCTGTGCGCCGTACTTTTAACGCCGGAACCGGTCATTATCTCCAATGTGCCCAACATTCGGGATGTCAACAAACTGATTGAGTTGCTACGTGACATGGGCGTTTCTGTAGAACAGACTGCGCCAGACACGTACATTTTCAAAGCCGAAAACGTCAATCTGGATTACCTCACTACCCAGCCGTTTATTGAGCAGGCCCGCGCCATCAGAGGCTCAGTTATGATTCTTGGACCATTATTGGCCCGCTTCGGGATGGCCAAGTTGCCTAAGCCAGGCGGCGACAAAATTGGCCGTCGCAGGCTAGACACGCACTTTATTGGGTTTGAGAAACTGGGCGCCAAGTTCACCTATGACTCCAATGACGCATTCTACCACCTGGAAGGCAAAAACCTGAAAGGCACCTACATGCTGCTGGACGAAGCCTCGGTGACCGGAACCGCCAACATTGCCATGGCCGCCGTGCTGGCCGAAGGGATCACCACTATTTACAACGCCGCCTGTGAGCCGTATCTGCAACAGCTTTGCAAGATGCTGGTGCGCATGGGCGCGAAGATCAGCGGCATTGGCTCAAACCTGCTCATCATTGAAGGCGTGGAAAGCCTGGGCGGCACCGAGCACCGCATGTTACCAGATATGATTGAGATTGGCTCTTTCATTGGTTTGGCAGGCATGACGGGTTCAGAAATCACCATCAAAAACGCCCAGATCATGGAGTTGGGCTTGATCCCAGACACGTTCCGGAGATTGGGCATTAAAATGGAATTCCGGGGCGATGACATCTATATTCCGGCCCAGGATTCTTACGAGATTGACACCTACATTGACGGCAGCATCTTGACCGTTTCTGACCACACCTGGCCCGGTTTTACCCCAGATTTGCTCAGCATTGCATTAGTTGTAGCTACGCAAGCCAAGGGAACGGTGCTCATTCACCAGAAGATGTTTGAGAGCCGCCTGTTCTTCGTGGACAAACTCATAGACATGGGCGCCCAGATTATCCTTTGTGACCCGCATCGCGCCACCGTGATTGGCCAGAACAAACAAGTACCGTTGCGGGGCATCTCCATGACTTCCCCAGATATCAGAGCTGGTCAGGCTTTGCTGATTGCTGCCCTTTCTGCGGAAGGCCGCAGCGTGATCCACAACATTGAGCAGATTGACCGCGGGTACCAAAACATTGACGGCCGTTTGAACGCCTTGGGCGCGCAGATTACCAGAATCTAGAAATTTTCTGAAAATCTTTTATTGAAAGAGGAAGCTCCCAAAAGTGCTTCCTCTTTTTGTTTTCCCACTTTTCTTATTTCCGGCTTCTAAATTTAATCTCTTAAAAATAGGCTGCAAACGAACCTTCGTGCTGTTTTATTATCTGGTTTTCAAGGGTTACCATTGGTGGTTGCTGGCATTAAGGCTAAAACCATATGCCTATGAAAACCTTGAAAATCACTGCCTTTCGCCTGCTGATCATGATTGGCCTTGCCAACTTAATGGGGTGCAGCGCTAAGGAGGAACCATTTACCACGGAATCCACAGACGCCGCCGCCTCCACTGATGCAAAATCTGAGGAAGCGTCTGAGCCAAACCCGGAAAAGAAGATTATCAAGAACGCCTCGGTGCGGTTCCAGGTGCAGAACATGGAAACCAGCACCCAGCGCATTGAGCAGGCGGCTAAAAAGCATCAGGCCTTAATTACCAATACCGCCCAGAATATTGCTGGTGATGAACAAACCACCGACTTTGAAATAAGGGTACAACCGCAACAGTTTCTGACACTGTTAGAGGAACTTCAGAAGCAGAGCACCAAACTGGATTACCGCACCCTTTCCACCGATGATGTGACCCTGGAAGTGGTGGATGTGGCGGCCCGCATCAAAGCCAAAAAATTGACGGAGGAACGGTTCATCAGTCTCCTGAAAGAAGCCAAATCTATTGAGGAAATCATGAAGGTGGAATATGAACTGCAGCGAATCAGGGAAGACATTGAACGCGCCGATGCACGCCTGCGGCACATGTCTGACCAAACCAGCTACAGTACCATCAAATTGAGCATTTACCAGATTGTGCCCCTGAGTTTCTCTGAGCGGGTTGGCCTGGGAAGCCGGTTTTACAATGCCTTCGGAACTGGATGGCAGCTGTTTATCTCGCTCTTGGTTGGGGTTTGCTACCTGTGGCCAATTGTCCTGATTTTGATTGGCGTTTGGCTGGCCCGCAGATCTAAACTAGTGTAAAGCAGTTTCCGTTTTCGGGCTCATTTCTGGAAACGAGCCCGAAAACGGAAACTATTACTCTGCTTCCTCAGAAGTTTCTTTCTCTCTTCTGCTGCCGCGGTACAACTCATATTTGAACAAACGGCATTCAATGGGCCCGTTGTATAGCGGAATTCTACGCGAAGGTTTAAGACCAATGTGTTTGGCGGCTTCCAGGTTACCCGTGAAAAGGCAGGCATCCCAATCCTGGAAATTGCTTTTAAGCGTGTCACCAATCATTTTGTAGAGGCCGTTGATTTCAGATTCCTCCCCAATGCGTTCGCCGTAGGGCGGGTTCATCACCAATAACCCTTGCTCCTGTGGCTTGACCGCATCTTTAAAGTCGAGCTCTTTGATTCGCACGTATTGCTCCAGTTCGGCATATTCCAGATTCTGGAAGGCGGCCTCCACAAAGTCAGGATCAATGTCTGAGCCGTATATTTCTAATTCATGGTCTGGTTCTTCTTTGGCGGCTTCGTCTTGAATCACGCGTTGGTGGAGAGCAGCGTCATAATCTGGCCAGCGCATGAAGCCGTAATCCTTCCGGAATTTACCCGGTGCGATATTGTGGGCCAGCATGGCGGCCTCCGCCAGAAACGTACCCGACCCGCACATGGGGTCATACAATGGCGTATTCTTATCCCAACCGCTCAGCATTAATATTCCAGCGGCCAGCACTTCATTGAGCGGGGCCACGTTGGTCTGCTGACGGTAGCCCCGGCGGTGCAGGGAATCGCCGGAGGCGTCCAGGGCCAGGGTCACGATATTCTCATGCATGTGCAGGTTAATGCGCACGTCGGGCGTGGTGACGTCTACGCTGGGGCGCTGGCCGGTGGCGTCTCTGAACTGGTCCACAATGGCGTCTTTGGTGAGTTGCGCCACAAACAAAGAGTGCTCAAACGTGGAGCGCGCCACCACTGCATTAATGGCAAAGGTATGGTTCACATCCAGAAACCGGCTCCAGTCCTGTTCTCGAACCTTCAGGTACAGTTCTTTCTCGTCGCGGGCCTTGAACTGTGCGAAGGGTTTGAGGATTCTGATGGCGGTGCGGCAGCAAAGGTTGGCTTGGTAGAGCAAATATTGGTTGCCGCTGAAGGTGACCGCGCGCACGCCTACTTTCACGTACTGCGCGCCCAAATCACGCAATTCCTGCGCCAACACTTCCTCTAAACCGGCCAGGGTGGTGGCGGTCATGTTAAAATTTCCTGAAGCCTTTGCTTTTGCCATGGGTTGCTGCTTGTGGGGCCGCCGTGCGACCGACTGTTTGGGCCGCAATTTCAACAAATAAACGCCAAGGTGAAAATGAATGACGGCGCGCTTGGCAGAAACCTTAGAATTTCCGTTTTCGGGCTCGTTTCTGAAAATGAAGCCGAAAACGGAAATTCTGTAGAGACGGAAAGCTATGCGCCTTGCGTCTATGAAGCAAAAATGTTGGAATGCGTGCAAGACGCAAGGTATTGAGCCTCTGCCCAATTCAGATAAAAGAGAGCCTACACAAAATCCTTCCAACATTTGGGCGGCTTTGCGTACTTTTGGCCTTTAGATCAGATGACCGCATGGAGATTCAGAGAAACGCCTCGTTGAAAGCCTACAACACCTTCGGGATTGACGCCACTGCCAGCCTTTTGGCCGAATTCACTTCGGTGGAAGAACTGAAAACCTTACTGCAACAGCCTGAGGTGCAACAGCTTCCGTTATTGGTTTTGGGCGGCGGAAGCAACGTGCTTTTAACCCAGGATGTAACTGCGGCGGTGCTCCTGAACAGAATCAAAGGTATCACGCAAACCGCAGAAGGCGAGCACGTGCTGGTGACGGCGGGCAGCGGCGAGACCTGGCATGACCTGGTTTTGTACACCATTGACCAGAATTTGGGAGGCATTGAGAACCTGTCTTTGATACCGGGCACGGTGGGCGCAGCCCCTTTGCAGAACATTGGCGCGTATGGTGTAGAACTGAAAGACACGTTCCATTCTCTGGAGGCTTTGGAGATTGCCACGGGCCAGCTGCATACGTTTACCAAAGAGCAATGCGGGTTTGGCTACCGCGAAAGCATTTTCAAGCGCGAGGCCAAGGGTAAATACATCGTCACTTCGGTTACGCTCCAATTGACCCGTGAAAACCACCGCTACAATACCTCCTACGGCGCTATTACAGATGTACTGTCAGCAAAAGAAGATAAGGAACTGAGTTTGCGTGCCATTAGTGAAGCCGTGTGCCACATAAGAAGAAGCAAATTGCCGGATCCTGCTCAAATTGGAAACGCCGGCTCTTTTTTCAAAAATCCCGAGATTCCGAAAGCCCTGTTTGAGCAACTGAAAACGCAGTACGCAAATTTGCCCGGTTACCCCGTGAGTGAAGAATTGGTGAAAGTTCCGGCCGGCTGGCTGATTGAACAGTGCGGCTGGAAAGGGAAAGTCTTGGGCCAGCACGGCGTGCACAAAGACCAGGCCCTAGTGCTGGTGAACTACGGTGGTGCCACCGGAAATGAAGTGAAGGCCTTGGCCTACGAGATTATAGATTCAGTGAAAGCCAAATTCGGCATTGCGCTCACGCCGGAGGTGAACATTATTTAACCACAAAACGGCCATGCAGACCACCCAGGAACTACTGCAAAAACTAAGCGAAGGCAAACCCGTGGGCAAGGGTTTTGCGGACGACGTGGCTGCTTACATACTACAACAAGGCCCCGAACTGCTTATTGCCCTGTGGCCGGGGTTAACGCACGCCCCTCCTCTTCTCCGGTCCCGGACGGCTCACGTCTTGGAAACCGTGGCCAAACAGAAACCTGAATGGTTGCAGCCTTTTCAGCCAGAAATCTTGCACCAGATGGCGAAACCTGACTTAGATAAAGCGTTTTACTTCCATATTCCACCCATCATGGGCTTGCTAAAATGGCCCGACGAAGACGTAGCGCTGGTGGTGGAACGGCTAGAACACTGGCTTCAGCATATTGACCATCAATTTGTGAAAGTATTCTGCTTGCAATCGCTCACAGATATTTCGGTGCGGCACCCCTGGCTCCGTCACGAAGTAGAGGAACTTATTCACCAACACATGGCCAAAGGCGGAAAAGCCATCAATGCCCGCGGACGCATGTTGTTGAAGACGCTATGGAAATTAGAGATGTTATCGCAAAACCTGTAAACCAAAAAGAGCCAGCTTTTACAGCTGGCTCTTTTCATTTGCGTTTTCGGGCTCATTTCTGAAAACGAGCCCAAAAACGGAATTTACTTCAACACAATCACACTTGCCCCGTCGCCGCCGCGTTCAACAGCTTCATCACTCACGCTGGCCACTTCGCGCAGGGTGCGCACGTAGTCTCTGATCACCTGTTTCAGGATTCCGTTTCCCCGACCGTGGATGATTTTCACTTCGGGCATGCCTAGCATAATGGCATCATCCATGAAATTCATGATGGTGGTCAGGGCATCTTCGGCGTATTTCCCGCGCACGTCAATGGTATGCACAAAGTCAGCCATGCGTTGGGTCACGTCCAGGCCTTTAGTTTGGTTCTGGGCCACCTGGAATTCCTTTTCCTTTTTGGCTTTCTCCTTCACCATGGTCGGGTCAGGGCGCTCCAGTTTTTCCAGCTTCACAATGGTTTTCAGGCCGCCAAAACTCACCTCAGCAGTCTTGCCTTTAATGGCCAACAATTCGCCCACAGAGTCCTGACCAATCAACGCCACGCGCTCGCCAATTTGCAAAGGGCCGGTTTTCACAGAACCGTTCGCTTTCTTGAAGACCGGCTTGGGCTCAGGCGTTAGTTTCTCTCTGAAGGTATCTAATTCCTGCCGCGCTACTTTGGTTTGTTCCTTGTCGGCTTGGCTGCGTTTAATCTGCTCAATGGTGCTCTCAATCTGCTGGTTGGCATCTTTGAGCAACAACTTGGCCTGGCCTTTGGCGGTCCGGATGATGTCTTGCTTGCTTTCTTCCAGGTGCTGCTTGAGGGCGGTGTATTCTTCCACGGCCTTCTTCAGCTTGCGTTCCTGCTTAGCCACGGTAGCATTGAGCGCCTCTAAATCGGTTTTCTCCTGTTCTAGTTGTTCCAGCAGCTTGTCATACCTGATTTTCTCCTTGCCCACCAACGTGCCCGCTTTGTCAATAATATTTTTCGGCAGGCCGATTTTCCGGGCAATCTCCAGCGCAAACGAAGAACCTGGTTTGCCAATCTCCAGTTGGTACAGCGGCTGGAGCTGCGCCGGGTTGTAGCGCATAGCGCCGTTCACAATGCCCGTATTCTTCTCCGCGAAGTTCTTTAAATTGGTATAGTGCGTGGTGATAACCCCAAAAACCTGTTGCTGATGCAGTTGTCCCAGCACAGCTTCGGCAATGGCGCCGCCCAAGGCTGGCTCCGTGCCCGTCCCGAACTCGTCAATCAAAACCAATGATTTCTTACCGGCAAACAGCTGAAACTGCTTCATGTTCTGCAGGTGCGAACTGTACGTACTGAGGTCATTCTCAATGGATTGCTCGTCGCCCATGTCCAGGAACACGTCTTCAAACAAGCCTGCCTCTGAGTTTTCAGCCACCGGAATCAGCAAACCGCACTGGAGCATGTACTGCAGCAAACCCACCGTTTTCATCGCCACCGATTTACCCCCGGCGTTAGGGCCCGAAATCAAGAGAATGCGCTGTTCCTGGTCT
This region of Rufibacter sp. LB8 genomic DNA includes:
- the murA gene encoding UDP-N-acetylglucosamine 1-carboxyvinyltransferase; translated protein: MASFEVIGGRPLKGEITPQGAKNEALQILCAVLLTPEPVIISNVPNIRDVNKLIELLRDMGVSVEQTAPDTYIFKAENVNLDYLTTQPFIEQARAIRGSVMILGPLLARFGMAKLPKPGGDKIGRRRLDTHFIGFEKLGAKFTYDSNDAFYHLEGKNLKGTYMLLDEASVTGTANIAMAAVLAEGITTIYNAACEPYLQQLCKMLVRMGAKISGIGSNLLIIEGVESLGGTEHRMLPDMIEIGSFIGLAGMTGSEITIKNAQIMELGLIPDTFRRLGIKMEFRGDDIYIPAQDSYEIDTYIDGSILTVSDHTWPGFTPDLLSIALVVATQAKGTVLIHQKMFESRLFFVDKLIDMGAQIILCDPHRATVIGQNKQVPLRGISMTSPDIRAGQALLIAALSAEGRSVIHNIEQIDRGYQNIDGRLNALGAQITRI
- a CDS encoding DUF4349 domain-containing protein; this encodes MKTLKITAFRLLIMIGLANLMGCSAKEEPFTTESTDAAASTDAKSEEASEPNPEKKIIKNASVRFQVQNMETSTQRIEQAAKKHQALITNTAQNIAGDEQTTDFEIRVQPQQFLTLLEELQKQSTKLDYRTLSTDDVTLEVVDVAARIKAKKLTEERFISLLKEAKSIEEIMKVEYELQRIREDIERADARLRHMSDQTSYSTIKLSIYQIVPLSFSERVGLGSRFYNAFGTGWQLFISLLVGVCYLWPIVLILIGVWLARRSKLV
- a CDS encoding class I SAM-dependent RNA methyltransferase, which produces MAKAKASGNFNMTATTLAGLEEVLAQELRDLGAQYVKVGVRAVTFSGNQYLLYQANLCCRTAIRILKPFAQFKARDEKELYLKVREQDWSRFLDVNHTFAINAVVARSTFEHSLFVAQLTKDAIVDQFRDATGQRPSVDVTTPDVRINLHMHENIVTLALDASGDSLHRRGYRQQTNVAPLNEVLAAGILMLSGWDKNTPLYDPMCGSGTFLAEAAMLAHNIAPGKFRKDYGFMRWPDYDAALHQRVIQDEAAKEEPDHELEIYGSDIDPDFVEAAFQNLEYAELEQYVRIKELDFKDAVKPQEQGLLVMNPPYGERIGEESEINGLYKMIGDTLKSNFQDWDACLFTGNLEAAKHIGLKPSRRIPLYNGPIECRLFKYELYRGSRREKETSEEAE
- a CDS encoding endonuclease MutS2; the encoded protein is MIYPSNFEQKIGFQQIREMLSDACLSPLGRRFVERVHFLDRFDLVQRLLQQADEFAHILRSGEDFPSSYYFDVSEHLNRASLEGAFLEVRGVFEIKMSLRAIRQALGFFVESEENAYPALKALTKDVEVDRQLVAALEKLVDDNGNVKEDASPELQRVKRDLIGQQTALRKTINSILRHAKNEGWTPGDAEPTVRGGRLVIPVIAEFKRRIKGLIHDESATGQTVYLEPESVFELNNDIKDLENAYHRELIRLLTAVTNQVRHHLPSLKRAYQFLALLDFIRAKAVLANRIGALMPTLHKRPLLKWKDARHPILHLTLQAQGKKAVPLSLELDQEQRILLISGPNAGGKSVAMKTVGLLQYMLQCGLLIPVAENSEAGLFEDVFLDMGDEQSIENDLSTYSSHLQNMKQFQLFAGKKSLVLIDEFGTGTEPALGGAIAEAVLGQLHQQQVFGVITTHYTNLKNFAEKNTGIVNGAMRYNPAQLQPLYQLEIGKPGSSFALEIARKIGLPKNIIDKAGTLVGKEKIRYDKLLEQLEQEKTDLEALNATVAKQERKLKKAVEEYTALKQHLEESKQDIIRTAKGQAKLLLKDANQQIESTIEQIKRSQADKEQTKVARQELDTFREKLTPEPKPVFKKANGSVKTGPLQIGERVALIGQDSVGELLAIKGKTAEVSFGGLKTIVKLEKLERPDPTMVKEKAKKEKEFQVAQNQTKGLDVTQRMADFVHTIDVRGKYAEDALTTIMNFMDDAIMLGMPEVKIIHGRGNGILKQVIRDYVRTLREVASVSDEAVERGGDGASVIVLK
- the murB gene encoding UDP-N-acetylmuramate dehydrogenase; this encodes MEIQRNASLKAYNTFGIDATASLLAEFTSVEELKTLLQQPEVQQLPLLVLGGGSNVLLTQDVTAAVLLNRIKGITQTAEGEHVLVTAGSGETWHDLVLYTIDQNLGGIENLSLIPGTVGAAPLQNIGAYGVELKDTFHSLEALEIATGQLHTFTKEQCGFGYRESIFKREAKGKYIVTSVTLQLTRENHRYNTSYGAITDVLSAKEDKELSLRAISEAVCHIRRSKLPDPAQIGNAGSFFKNPEIPKALFEQLKTQYANLPGYPVSEELVKVPAGWLIEQCGWKGKVLGQHGVHKDQALVLVNYGGATGNEVKALAYEIIDSVKAKFGIALTPEVNII
- a CDS encoding DUF4290 domain-containing protein is translated as MVASSTFKQELLLREYGRNVQNIVQYILTVEDRTKRTQLAQLLVNLMGRLNPNVKDIQDAQQTLWNHLYVMADGQLDVDAPFQLSAMDYLNDKPQRVDYPTQTPRFMHYGTNLERLIDKAKQINDPQEKEAAIISIGKLMKVLYRTYNKDSVTDQVILENLRDLSKGELDLDAALLEKGNLFESVIKTPQGPGNNYQNNQKNNNNKGSQNKNQNNRNYKNK